Proteins encoded together in one Undibacterium sp. CCC3.4 window:
- the rplA gene encoding 50S ribosomal protein L1, giving the protein MAKLSKKAKLLATKVDRLKVYPFDNAIALIKECATAKFNESIDVSVQLGVDPKKSDQVVRGAVVLPAGTGKSVRVAVFAQGAKAEEAKAAGADIVGMEDLAERIKAGDMPFDVVIASPDTMRIVGTLGQILGPRGLMPNPKVGTVTPDVATAVKNAKAGQVQYRTDKAGIIHTTIGRKSFADGDLKSNLVALIEALNKAKPASSKGVYLRKVSISSTMGAGVRVDHGNLA; this is encoded by the coding sequence ATGGCTAAGTTATCTAAAAAAGCAAAATTGCTGGCAACTAAAGTTGACCGTTTGAAAGTATATCCATTTGACAATGCTATCGCTTTGATCAAAGAATGTGCTACAGCAAAATTCAATGAATCGATCGACGTATCGGTACAACTCGGTGTTGATCCTAAGAAATCTGATCAAGTCGTTCGTGGCGCTGTTGTTTTGCCAGCTGGTACAGGTAAATCGGTACGCGTAGCGGTTTTTGCACAAGGTGCAAAAGCTGAAGAAGCGAAAGCTGCCGGTGCTGATATCGTTGGTATGGAAGATTTGGCTGAGCGCATCAAAGCCGGCGACATGCCGTTTGACGTCGTCATCGCCTCGCCTGACACCATGCGTATCGTCGGTACCCTGGGTCAGATCCTCGGCCCACGCGGTTTGATGCCAAATCCGAAAGTCGGTACTGTTACTCCTGACGTCGCTACAGCAGTTAAAAATGCCAAAGCCGGTCAAGTTCAGTATCGTACAGATAAAGCAGGTATCATCCACACCACAATCGGTCGCAAATCCTTCGCTGATGGCGATTTGAAATCGAATCTGGTGGCCTTGATCGAAGCATTGAACAAAGCAAAACCAGCCTCAAGCAAAGGCGTGTATCTGCGTAAAGTCTCTATCTCATCGACGATGGGTGCAGGCGTACGTGTTGATCACGGTAACCTGGCTTAA
- the rplK gene encoding 50S ribosomal protein L11, with translation MAKKIIGFIKLQVPAGKANPSPPIGPALGQRGLNIMEFCKAFNAQTQGVEPGMPIPVVITAFADKSFTFVMKTPPATYMIKKAAGITKGSPKPHTDKVGSITRAQAEEIATVKRADLTAADMDAAVRTIAGSARSMGITVEGL, from the coding sequence ATGGCAAAGAAAATCATTGGTTTTATCAAGCTGCAAGTGCCAGCTGGTAAAGCAAACCCATCCCCACCGATTGGCCCTGCTTTGGGTCAACGTGGTCTGAACATCATGGAATTCTGCAAAGCTTTCAATGCGCAGACTCAAGGTGTTGAGCCAGGTATGCCTATTCCTGTTGTGATCACAGCATTTGCGGACAAGTCTTTCACATTCGTGATGAAGACGCCTCCTGCAACTTACATGATCAAAAAAGCAGCCGGTATCACTAAAGGTTCACCAAAGCCACATACTGACAAAGTCGGTTCCATCACTCGTGCTCAAGCTGAAGAAATCGCGACCGTTAAACGCGCTGATTTGACAGCCGCCGATATGGACGCTGCAGTGCGTACAATCGCCGGTTCCGCTCGCTCGATGGGCATCACGGTAGAGGGTCTGTAA
- the nusG gene encoding transcription termination/antitermination protein NusG: MSENIQENEQGTAPEVSVPKSTKKWYAVHAYSGMEKSVHRALVERIDRAEMQDLFGRILVPTEEVIEVRNGRKAVTERRLFPSYVFVEMDMTDDTWHLVKNTSKVTGFIGGKSNKPSPIPQHEIDKILQQMQDGVEKPRPKVLYEVGEVVRIKEGPFTDFNGNVEEVNYEKSKVRVTVTIFGRATPVELDFAQVEKV, encoded by the coding sequence ATGAGCGAGAACATTCAGGAAAACGAACAAGGTACAGCGCCAGAGGTGTCTGTACCTAAAAGTACTAAAAAATGGTATGCCGTACACGCTTATTCCGGTATGGAAAAAAGTGTACATCGCGCTCTGGTAGAGCGTATTGATCGTGCTGAGATGCAAGATTTGTTCGGTCGTATTCTGGTGCCGACGGAAGAAGTGATTGAAGTTCGTAACGGCCGCAAAGCTGTCACTGAGCGCCGCTTGTTCCCAAGCTATGTGTTTGTCGAGATGGATATGACTGATGACACTTGGCATTTGGTAAAAAACACCAGCAAAGTTACCGGTTTCATCGGCGGTAAGTCGAACAAGCCATCGCCGATTCCGCAGCATGAAATCGATAAGATTCTGCAGCAAATGCAAGATGGCGTAGAAAAGCCACGGCCGAAAGTGCTTTACGAAGTTGGCGAAGTGGTACGCATCAAAGAAGGTCCGTTCACTGATTTCAACGGCAATGTTGAAGAAGTCAATTACGAGAAATCAAAAGTGCGTGTGACAGTAACAATCTTTGGTCGTGCTACCCCGGTTGAGCTCGATTTCGCGCAGGTCGAAAAAGTCTAA
- the secE gene encoding preprotein translocase subunit SecE → MSNHSVQTVSTSNDKYKVILAVAAMLIGIAAFYILAGQSTLIRVAALLAGLLVAVGLVAISDMGKNFVEFAKESVRETKKVVWPTRKEATQITAVVFGFVLVMAIFLWGADKLLEFVLYDVILGWKK, encoded by the coding sequence ATGTCTAATCATTCCGTTCAAACAGTCAGTACTTCCAATGACAAGTACAAAGTCATTCTGGCAGTGGCTGCTATGCTTATTGGAATCGCTGCTTTTTATATTCTCGCCGGGCAGTCTACATTGATCCGTGTCGCCGCATTGCTGGCAGGTTTGTTGGTTGCCGTTGGTTTGGTTGCAATCTCGGACATGGGCAAAAATTTTGTTGAATTCGCCAAAGAATCTGTTCGTGAAACGAAAAAGGTTGTTTGGCCTACACGTAAAGAAGCTACTCAGATCACAGCCGTGGTATTCGGTTTTGTTCTTGTTATGGCAATCTTTCTCTGGGGGGCAGATAAGCTCCTCGAGTTTGTGTTATATGACGTAATCCTCGGATGGAAAAAATAA